In a genomic window of Nyctibius grandis isolate bNycGra1 chromosome 4, bNycGra1.pri, whole genome shotgun sequence:
- the UNC93B1 gene encoding protein unc-93 homolog B1 isoform X2 — MEKDPSCYQDAAKTVAGDGLGAEGTEAQLDDVVGAPPDYNEEEEEQKYFRRKRLGVVKNVLAASLAGTLTYGVYLGLLQMQLILHYDETYREVKYSNIQLEDIDRKVLMGINVTPVAALLYTPVLLRFFGTKWAMFLAVGIYALFVSSNYWERYYTLVPSAVAIGVAIVPLWASMGSYITRMAQKYYEYVNYKEEHVQEQQRAPRGACNAYVVVFQTIFYACFHLSFVCAQMPTLFFLNNYLYQLNHTLFGVKHCGTLSHGTLPGFNKTVLQSLPRSINLIIVESALMAAAFLAMLVVLVLCGSAHRPTEEIDLRSIGWGNIFQLPFKHVRDYRLRHLFPLFIYSGFEVLFVCTGFSLNYGVCALGLEKLAYLLMAYGFSASACSSLALCMLRLRRQIPLLAGALVHAALLVTLFCWAPEPRHLVQAPLLYAIAVLWGMGSALNKTSISILLGMLYEDKERQDFIFTIYHWWQALAIFTVYLWSGLPMKAKLSIMLLTLAVAVGAYLWMEHKLAQHVAYRLPRIPRPRHKMHGYRYLEEDDSDETGSEGDGGKDDNDEQPVESASGDELPKDDGDQLG; from the exons ATGGAGAAAGACCCCAGCTGCTACCAGGATGCGGCCAAGACGGTGGCGGGTGACGGGCTGGGCGCCGAGGGGACGGAGGCACAG CTGGACGACGTGGTGGGTGCTCCCCCCGACTAcaacgaggaggaggaggagcagaaatATTTCCGCCGCAAACGCCTCGGCGTGGTCAAGAACGTGCTGGCCGCCAGCCTGGCCGGCACCCTCACCTACGGCGTCTACCTGG gcCTCCTGCAGATGCAGCTGATCCTACACTACGACGAAACCTACCGGGAGGTGAAGTACAGCAACATCCAGCTGGAGGACATCGACCGCAAGGTCCTCATGGGCATCAACGTCACCCCCGTCGCGGCGCTGCTCTACACCCCCGTCCTCCTCAG GTTTTTCGGCACCAAGTGGGCCATGTTCCTGGCGGTGGGCATCTACGCCCTCTTCGTCTCCAGCAACTACTGGGAGCGCTACTACACGCTGGTGCCCTCCGCCGTGGCCATCGGCGTGGCCATCGTGCCCCTCTGGGCCTCCATGGGCAGCTACATCACGCG GATGGCCCAGAAGTACTACGAGTACGTCAACTACAAGGAGGAGCACgtgcaggagcagcagcggGCGCCGCGGGGCGCCTGCAACGCCTACGTCGTCGTCTTCCAGACCATCTTCTACGCCTGCTTCCAC CTGAGCTTCGTCTGCGCTCAGATGCCCACGCTCTTCTTCCTCAACAACTACCTCTACCAGCTCAACCACACGCTCTTCGGGGTCAAGCACTGCG ggaCGCTGAGCCACGGCACGCTGCCCGGCTTCAACAAGACGGTGCTGCAGAGCCTGCCCCGGAGCATCAACCTCATCATTGTGGAGAGCGCCCTGATGGCCGCCGCCTTCCTCGCCATGCTGGTG GTCCTGGTGCTCTGCGGCTCGGCGCATCGGCCCACGGAAGAGATCGACCTGCGCAGCATCGGCTGGGGGAACATCTTCCAGCTGCCCTTCAAGCACGTGCGGGACTACCGCCTGCGCCACCTCTTCCCCTTGTTCATCTACAGCGGCTTCGAGGTGCTCTTCGTCTGCACCGGCTTCTCCCTG AACTACGGCGTGTGCGCCCTGGGGCTGGAGAAGCTGGCGTACCTCCTCATGGCCTACGGCTTCTCCGCCTCggcctgctccagcctggcccTCTGCATGCTGCGCCTGCGGCGGCAGATCCCGCTGCTGGCCGGAGCCCTCGTCCACGCCGCCCTCCTGGTGACTCTCTTCTGCTGGGCACCCGAGCCCCGGCACCTGGTCCAGGCGCCCCTGCTCTACGCCATAGCCGTGCTCTGGGGCATGGGGAGCGCCCTCAACAAGACCAGCATTAGCA TCCTCCTGGGCATGCTGTACGAGGACAAGGAGCGCCAAGACTTCATCTTCACCATCTACCACTGGTGGCAGGCCCTGGCGATCTTCACCGTCTACCTGTGGTCGGGGCTGCCCATGAAG GCCAAGCTCTCCATCATGCTGCTGACGCTGGCGGTGGCGGTGGGGGCCTACCTCTGGATGGAGCACAAGCTGGCGCAGCACGTGGCGTACCGCCTGCCCCGCATCCCCCGCCCGCGCCACAAGATGCACGGCTACCGCTACTTGGAGGAGGACGACTCGGACGAGACGGGCTCGGAGGGCGATGGCGGCAAGGACGACAACGACGAGCAACCGGTGGAGTCCGCCAGCGGGGACGAGCTGCCAAAAGATGATGGGGATCAGCTGGGTTAG
- the UNC93B1 gene encoding protein unc-93 homolog B1 isoform X1: MEKDPSCYQDAAKTVAGDGLGAEGTEAQLDDVVGAPPDYNEEEEEQKYFRRKRLGVVKNVLAASLAGTLTYGVYLGLLQMQLILHYDETYREVKYSNIQLEDIDRKVLMGINVTPVAALLYTPVLLRYGATPLPVGTLARVPTLPSLRPRRFFGTKWAMFLAVGIYALFVSSNYWERYYTLVPSAVAIGVAIVPLWASMGSYITRMAQKYYEYVNYKEEHVQEQQRAPRGACNAYVVVFQTIFYACFHLSFVCAQMPTLFFLNNYLYQLNHTLFGVKHCGTLSHGTLPGFNKTVLQSLPRSINLIIVESALMAAAFLAMLVVLVLCGSAHRPTEEIDLRSIGWGNIFQLPFKHVRDYRLRHLFPLFIYSGFEVLFVCTGFSLNYGVCALGLEKLAYLLMAYGFSASACSSLALCMLRLRRQIPLLAGALVHAALLVTLFCWAPEPRHLVQAPLLYAIAVLWGMGSALNKTSISILLGMLYEDKERQDFIFTIYHWWQALAIFTVYLWSGLPMKAKLSIMLLTLAVAVGAYLWMEHKLAQHVAYRLPRIPRPRHKMHGYRYLEEDDSDETGSEGDGGKDDNDEQPVESASGDELPKDDGDQLG, encoded by the exons ATGGAGAAAGACCCCAGCTGCTACCAGGATGCGGCCAAGACGGTGGCGGGTGACGGGCTGGGCGCCGAGGGGACGGAGGCACAG CTGGACGACGTGGTGGGTGCTCCCCCCGACTAcaacgaggaggaggaggagcagaaatATTTCCGCCGCAAACGCCTCGGCGTGGTCAAGAACGTGCTGGCCGCCAGCCTGGCCGGCACCCTCACCTACGGCGTCTACCTGG gcCTCCTGCAGATGCAGCTGATCCTACACTACGACGAAACCTACCGGGAGGTGAAGTACAGCAACATCCAGCTGGAGGACATCGACCGCAAGGTCCTCATGGGCATCAACGTCACCCCCGTCGCGGCGCTGCTCTACACCCCCGTCCTCCTCAGGTACGGCGCCACCCCACTCCCTGTTGGCACGCTGGCACGGGTGCCCACGCTCCCCTCGCTTCGCCCCCGCAGGTTTTTCGGCACCAAGTGGGCCATGTTCCTGGCGGTGGGCATCTACGCCCTCTTCGTCTCCAGCAACTACTGGGAGCGCTACTACACGCTGGTGCCCTCCGCCGTGGCCATCGGCGTGGCCATCGTGCCCCTCTGGGCCTCCATGGGCAGCTACATCACGCG GATGGCCCAGAAGTACTACGAGTACGTCAACTACAAGGAGGAGCACgtgcaggagcagcagcggGCGCCGCGGGGCGCCTGCAACGCCTACGTCGTCGTCTTCCAGACCATCTTCTACGCCTGCTTCCAC CTGAGCTTCGTCTGCGCTCAGATGCCCACGCTCTTCTTCCTCAACAACTACCTCTACCAGCTCAACCACACGCTCTTCGGGGTCAAGCACTGCG ggaCGCTGAGCCACGGCACGCTGCCCGGCTTCAACAAGACGGTGCTGCAGAGCCTGCCCCGGAGCATCAACCTCATCATTGTGGAGAGCGCCCTGATGGCCGCCGCCTTCCTCGCCATGCTGGTG GTCCTGGTGCTCTGCGGCTCGGCGCATCGGCCCACGGAAGAGATCGACCTGCGCAGCATCGGCTGGGGGAACATCTTCCAGCTGCCCTTCAAGCACGTGCGGGACTACCGCCTGCGCCACCTCTTCCCCTTGTTCATCTACAGCGGCTTCGAGGTGCTCTTCGTCTGCACCGGCTTCTCCCTG AACTACGGCGTGTGCGCCCTGGGGCTGGAGAAGCTGGCGTACCTCCTCATGGCCTACGGCTTCTCCGCCTCggcctgctccagcctggcccTCTGCATGCTGCGCCTGCGGCGGCAGATCCCGCTGCTGGCCGGAGCCCTCGTCCACGCCGCCCTCCTGGTGACTCTCTTCTGCTGGGCACCCGAGCCCCGGCACCTGGTCCAGGCGCCCCTGCTCTACGCCATAGCCGTGCTCTGGGGCATGGGGAGCGCCCTCAACAAGACCAGCATTAGCA TCCTCCTGGGCATGCTGTACGAGGACAAGGAGCGCCAAGACTTCATCTTCACCATCTACCACTGGTGGCAGGCCCTGGCGATCTTCACCGTCTACCTGTGGTCGGGGCTGCCCATGAAG GCCAAGCTCTCCATCATGCTGCTGACGCTGGCGGTGGCGGTGGGGGCCTACCTCTGGATGGAGCACAAGCTGGCGCAGCACGTGGCGTACCGCCTGCCCCGCATCCCCCGCCCGCGCCACAAGATGCACGGCTACCGCTACTTGGAGGAGGACGACTCGGACGAGACGGGCTCGGAGGGCGATGGCGGCAAGGACGACAACGACGAGCAACCGGTGGAGTCCGCCAGCGGGGACGAGCTGCCAAAAGATGATGGGGATCAGCTGGGTTAG